From Caldanaerovirga acetigignens, the proteins below share one genomic window:
- a CDS encoding VOC family protein yields the protein MKILKIDHIGVAVKSIEEASKIYTELLGLEMHGIEEVKEQKV from the coding sequence ATGAAAATACTCAAAATAGACCACATAGGGGTAGCCGTGAAAAGTATAGAAGAAGCATCGAAAATATACACCGAACTTTTAGGGCTTGAAATGCACGGCATAGAAGAAGTAAAGGAGCAGAAAGTAAA
- the meaB gene encoding methylmalonyl Co-A mutase-associated GTPase MeaB, which produces MDLVQGILSKDKRAAARLITLIERKDAAAKEAIKELYKYTGNSYVIGITGPPGAGKSSLVNELVKKMRSRGKTVGVIAVDPTSPFTGGALLGDRIRMNDLTLDEGVFIRSMGSRGSLGGIATAAYDAVKVLDAFGMDYIVIETVGVGQTEIDIVKIADTVVLVLVPGLGDDVQAIKAGIMEIADIFAVNKSDKEGADRLVTEIEMMLELSQREFDFRPPIVKTVATTGDGIDLLEAKIDDHIDYMRKSGKLEQKRKEKVKQEFKELVRDHISKLIFKQNADVIELLLEDIVCKRLDPYTALEKLTKKILKEDGEL; this is translated from the coding sequence TTGGACCTGGTTCAAGGGATACTGAGCAAAGATAAAAGGGCTGCAGCAAGGTTAATAACGCTCATTGAACGCAAGGATGCCGCTGCGAAAGAAGCCATCAAAGAACTCTACAAATACACGGGTAACTCCTACGTCATAGGTATAACAGGGCCTCCCGGTGCCGGGAAGAGCAGTCTTGTCAACGAACTTGTCAAAAAGATGAGGTCGAGGGGCAAAACGGTGGGTGTAATAGCGGTGGACCCCACCAGCCCCTTCACCGGCGGGGCATTGCTGGGCGACAGGATAAGAATGAACGATCTGACATTGGATGAAGGAGTATTCATAAGGAGTATGGGCAGCAGGGGGTCTTTGGGCGGAATAGCAACCGCTGCATACGACGCCGTAAAAGTCTTGGATGCGTTCGGCATGGACTACATAGTTATCGAAACGGTAGGCGTTGGCCAGACGGAAATTGACATAGTAAAAATTGCCGACACAGTAGTACTGGTGTTGGTACCCGGCCTTGGAGATGATGTGCAGGCTATAAAAGCAGGGATAATGGAAATTGCCGACATATTTGCGGTAAACAAATCCGATAAGGAAGGGGCCGACAGGCTAGTCACAGAAATTGAAATGATGCTGGAACTTTCCCAAAGGGAATTCGACTTCAGGCCTCCCATAGTAAAGACGGTTGCCACTACGGGCGACGGGATAGACCTCCTGGAAGCGAAGATCGACGACCACATAGACTATATGAGAAAAAGCGGAAAATTGGAGCAAAAGAGGAAAGAGAAGGTAAAGCAGGAATTTAAAGAACTCGTAAGGGACCATATTAGTAAATTGATATTCAAACAAAACGCGGATGTAATAGAATTGCTTTTGGAGGATATTGTATGCAAGAGATTAGATCCTTATACAGCTTTGGAAAAACTCACTAAAAAAATACTTAAGGAGGATGGAGAGTTATGA